The genomic window TTGGCACAATTGGCAGTGTGGATTCTGCCCTGTTGCCCTGCCAATTACCTTGTTTATTGTCACTGGTGGAGGAGCTGTGGAGGCTGCAGAAATCTGGTCTGGACGCTGTAGATCGGTTGCCTTAGATCGGTTGCCTTTGTTGCTGAATTGGTTGGAACGCCAACCTCCATGGAAACGACCCCTGTTGCGATCAAAGTTTCCAAAAGACTGGCGTTGAGAAACAAAGGTAGAAGGAGGTGTGTTGGGTGTGGGCAACAGAGGAGCATTGATGGCAGCAGACCCCATGGATGGATGAGACAATTTATGAATAAATTCATGCTTGAGAAAATGATTAGGAAGATTTGCATACCGGAGAGGTTCGTCTTTGGTCAcaagaccttttattaagtccttaaactctCCCCGAAAGCCACGAAACACATATAAGTTAAAATCCTCCAGCGAAACAGGCCGACCAACAACGACTAACTCATCAAAAAAGGCCTTAGCTTTTTGCATAAATTGAGTTACTGATTCATCACCTTGTCGAAGATCTTGAAGGGAGCCATGAAGTTGCATAATATGAGAGTTTGACGTGGAAGCTAGAGCTTGCTCAAGTTTGCGTCAGACAAAACATAAAGTTTTCTTGTTATTAGCTAGGGGGTGAATGTTGGTTagccaacaaaaataaatacaacttcaccttttctttttggcaCGAACATTGAAAGGAAATATTGGAAGGTAATTATAACTTACTCCTTTTTGTTAATTCCGTGTTGTTCttccatttattattattattattattatttaaggagAATAGAAGTAGGCACGCTTTAAGAAATAAggtatttatgaaataaaaactgAGGCTGACCGTGACCAATGCTGATTAGagactattaattaatttatacattaCAGAGACTACTTAATCAGTTTTGTAAATTATAGGGAttaaattacaattaatttaatcttgtAGCAACAAGTCTTTTGTAAACTCAAATTTCAATCACAATGGATTCATGGCATTGCCCCACTTGTAACATTCCCAAACACCATCAATTCCTCAATAATCTCCTAGTTAGTAGAGAgttaaaagaacataaataagtcCTGTAAAAAGATTGAACTACACTAGTACTAACATATATGGTGATTCATGATTATATGTCTGGAAATATTTACAATATGGATAATGAACATTATCACCAACGTCCGTTGGTCAGGTGGAGATGTGCTATAaagatgtaagaaaaaaaaaagactatgaTAAAGGCAGACAataaagcaagcaagcaagctcATGCTAGTCAATAAGTATGTAGGAATAAAGATAAGGCAGGCATGCTAGATAAAAGCTAGCATGACCACAAAGACTCCCCCATATTGTCCTGATTAACCGCCATGTCCATGGCTCCTGTATTAGAGGAAGAAGTGAACTCCCGCATTCTCATGTGCACTACCTCAGCTTGTGCAACTGCTAATTGGGTTTGTAAAGAATTAATTTGTTGCTGCAAAGATGATATGGCTCCAACACAACCATAAACTGGGTCACGAACCCTTGCATTTGCTTCATAAACCATGGA from Populus trichocarpa isolate Nisqually-1 chromosome 5, P.trichocarpa_v4.1, whole genome shotgun sequence includes these protein-coding regions:
- the LOC18099093 gene encoding LOB domain-containing protein 4; this translates as MKESGRKHGALSPCAACKLLRRRCAQDCVFAPYFPADEPQKFASVHKVFGASNVNKMLQELPEHQRRDAVSSMVYEANARVRDPVYGCVGAISSLQQQINSLQTQLAVAQAEVVHMRMREFTSSSNTGAMDMAVNQDNMGESLWSC